CACCACCGCGGCGGCGGACGGACCGGTCACCGAGCAGGACCAGGGGCACGAGCAGGGGCACCACGGCTACCACAAGCAGAAGGACGAGCACCTGAAGCGGCTGCGGCGGATCGAGGGACAGATCCGCGGCCTCCAGCGCATGGTCGACGAGGACGTCTACTGCATCGACATACTCACTCAGGTCTCGGCGTCCACCAAGGCCCTCCAGTCCTTCGCGCTCCAGCTCCTCGAAGAGCATCTGCGGCACTGTGTCGCGGACGCGGCCGTCAAGGGCGGTTCGGAGATCGACGCGAAGGTCGAGGAGGCCACCAAGGCGATCGCCCGGCTGCTGCGCACCTGATCGCAGGGGCGCCCGGGCCCGAGGGGGCTCGGGCCGGCCTCGTACGCCCGGCCCCGGGGGCCGGTCCGGCGGGCGGGTCAGCTCTGACGGCGGGCGGCGGCCTGGAGCGCCGAGCGCTCCGCCGCCACCTTCAGCACCTCGTCGATACGGGCGAAGCTGAGCCGGTCCCCGTCGGCGGCGGAGGCCGCGATGATCAGATCGCCGCACAGCTCGATCTCGGCGAGGGCCACGTGGTCCTGGACCATGGTCGTACTGGGCGGAGCCACGCGCGTTCACCCTCTCCCTGCCGGTACCGGCTTCCCAGCGTAGGGAGTGACACACAGTACGCGCATGACACGTCCGGACCATTTAGCCCCTGATCCTTCCCGGACGAATGGCCCCCCGGCAACGCGCCGAATGGCCTGTCCCCGGCCGCCGAATGGCCCGTCCGTATGTCCCGCGGCGCGCTCCTCCCCCGCTACGGTGGTCCGGTGCCTCCGCCAGAAGGGCCGGACCCGACTCCGGCAGCGCATACGACGACCACGGTCGAACGGGGTGCCTTCGCCCTCGCCCGCTGCTCCTGCGGCTGGAGCGGCCCCGCCCGCCGCTCCCGTGAACGGGCCCGGGTGGACGCCCGTACGCACAGCGCGCCGGAACCGCTGGCCTCCGGGGTCTGACGCCGGGCCTGGGGCGTGACCGGTACGGGGGCGTGACCCGTACGGGCGTGTCCGGATGGCCACCGGGGCGCGGCGGCGGTGCGCTGGGGGAAAGACCTTTTCCCCGGAGGAATACCGCCATGACGCACCGTTCCATAGGCCGCGGCGCCCGGTTCGCCGCCCTCACCACCGCCACCGCACTCGCCTCCGCCGTCCTCGTCCTGTCCCCCACGGGCACGGCCCTCGCCGCGGGCACCGCCCTCGCCGCGAGCGGGACCAAACCGGACGGGCCCATCGAGAGTTCGCTGTCCGTCCTGGGCACCGGCGCCGTGGCCGCCGCCGGGACCGCCGTGATCCTCCGCCGCCATCAGCGCCGCAACCGCGGCGGCCGCCGCTGAGGTCCGAGCCCCGGACCCCGGACCCCCCGGAAACGACGACGGGCCGCGGGCTTCCCGCCCACGGCCCCTCATCCGCTCCGCCCGTCGCTCCGGCGGCCATTCCGCCTCAGGCGGCCAGCCCCTTCTCGCCGCCCTCCTCGGCCCGCGGCTCGGGAATCCCGAAGGGCTCCCGACGGTCACCGCGCCGGGAGCGCGGCGGCCTCGCCCACACCAGCCCGCCCGCCTTCGACCCGGCGATCGCCGACACCAGCGGCGTCAGCAGCGCCATCGCGAGCGGGGCGAGCAGCAGGGTGACCGCCGTGCCGAGCGCGAAGCCGCCGATCACATCGGTCGGGTAGTGCACACCCATATAGATACGGAGGAAGCCCTCCGCGAA
The nucleotide sequence above comes from Streptomyces clavuligerus. Encoded proteins:
- a CDS encoding metal-sensitive transcriptional regulator; its protein translation is MTTTEAAGPPVTDTTAAADGPVTEQDQGHEQGHHGYHKQKDEHLKRLRRIEGQIRGLQRMVDEDVYCIDILTQVSASTKALQSFALQLLEEHLRHCVADAAVKGGSEIDAKVEEATKAIARLLRT